The region CCCTAGTATTTCCACTTAAAAAGGATAAATATTTCATATGCGTTTAGCATTTATTGACTTGGTTTTTTCATGGCCCCCTTTAGGCGGTGCGCCCCTTGATCTGTATTATACGATGACCGGATTGCAGGAGCTTGGTCATGAGGTACATTTGTTTTATGCGGAAGAAAAAGACAATTGGTTTTTAGAAGCCGTTCAAGAGGAGCGTCTTCCCTTCCCGGCGACAGCCTTAGCCTATGACCGAAATGATGCAGATCCCCGGCATTTGTCAATGGAGTTTTGTACGGTCGTTGATGAATGGAAGCCTGATGTTGTCTTTCAGTGTTTTGGTTTTTTTATGAAACCTTTCGTTATGCAGGCCTTGGCTCATTATCCGCAAATCATCCGTTATTATGCCTACGAACCTTTTTGTCCCAGAGATTATCGGCTCTATTGGAAAAAAAAGACCTGCCCCAAAAACTATTTGCGCACGCCCAACGCCTGCAGGCGCTGTACTGCACGCGGGATGCACCGTGTTTTTAAAAGCAGCTTAGTAGGCGGGTATGCGCTTGAATATAAGAAGACCCGTGCATGGACGCCGGAATATTATAAAGTGCTCGTCGACTCTATTCGCTCCAGCAAAGCCGTCATTGTCTACAATCATTTTACAAAGGGACTTTTAGGAAATCTCAATAAAAACGTCCATGTCATTGGCGGCGGTGTACATCTTGAACACTTCAATTATGTTCCTTTAGAAGAGAAGCCTGCTTCAGAGCCAACCGTTATTTTCATGTCCGGTCGCGCCGACGATGGAACCAAAGGATTGGATACCTTAATGGCGGCGGGAAAAATACTCTGGCGTGAGCGACAGGATTTCCAAATTCAAGTTACCATAGAGGGTACCACATGGAATTATCTTTGGTTTAAAGAGCTGGGCTGGTGCGATGTAGAAAAAGCACGAGGCTTATACACCCAATCGGATATTTGTGTGGTGCCGTCACGTTGGGAGGAACCTTTTGGACTGGTGGCTACGGAGGCTATGGCATGTGGAAGACCTTGTGTAGTCTCTGATGTTGGCGGTTTAAAAGAAATCGTTGTACCCGAAGAAACAGGCTTTATCTTTAGGAGGGGTAAGCCCAAAGAACTCGCTCGCTGCTTGTGCAAGTTGCTTGATGATCCTGCGCTTCGGCGTCAGATGGGAGATGCCGGCAGGAAGCGGGTCGAAGATATCTATGAATGGAAAAAAGTTATCCAAACCCATTATCCCCCTATTTTGGAGGCTGCAGTACGATGACATCCGCTTTACGTATTGGCTTTTTATTGAATGCCAC is a window of Candidatus Hydrogenedentota bacterium DNA encoding:
- a CDS encoding glycosyltransferase family 4 protein, producing MRLAFIDLVFSWPPLGGAPLDLYYTMTGLQELGHEVHLFYAEEKDNWFLEAVQEERLPFPATALAYDRNDADPRHLSMEFCTVVDEWKPDVVFQCFGFFMKPFVMQALAHYPQIIRYYAYEPFCPRDYRLYWKKKTCPKNYLRTPNACRRCTARGMHRVFKSSLVGGYALEYKKTRAWTPEYYKVLVDSIRSSKAVIVYNHFTKGLLGNLNKNVHVIGGGVHLEHFNYVPLEEKPASEPTVIFMSGRADDGTKGLDTLMAAGKILWRERQDFQIQVTIEGTTWNYLWFKELGWCDVEKARGLYTQSDICVVPSRWEEPFGLVATEAMACGRPCVVSDVGGLKEIVVPEETGFIFRRGKPKELARCLCKLLDDPALRRQMGDAGRKRVEDIYEWKKVIQTHYPPILEAAVR